The segment TaggaaaaatcattatttaattctttacgGAATATATATGGACTTTGgcttatttcataatatttaaacgctgtcacaaaatacatatatatattgaaggattgttattatactaaaataaatagagaCTAGTAAATTCTAAAACTAAAGCAATAATAAAGGAAGTCATaggtgtattttaaataatttacattcatGTATTACCTgctgtgtatgtatattcaaatatataattttctacgaaatgcgttttaattatatcatagtAGAAGTAGATATAGTTACTATTTAGAATTGAAAtgctacttttttatttccaggTATGATAAGAATAGTTCAgatttagttattttgttaGGTAACACGGCTACACACAAgtatgtaacatttttgtgAGTCCTTTACCTTACTTTGTGCTAAACatgtgattaaatatataaatatttttgtaaatacttacaatatttagatttacctaatattaagaaaattttcttttattatggtatttatattacagagTAAGTAAGAcacttatgtaaataattgaataaaaaagaaaaatattatcaagtgCAATATAAGTGACCTTAGTAATTCccttattttgtaaaattcacTTCAGTTCAAcaaattagtattaaaatgtaaaataataaatgtaacatgagtaatacaatttttaacattgtGCCACAAAGTGATGTgtaaatggaaataaatataaaaaaaaatatccacatTATgcagaagtaaaaaaaaagtaaatcagtataaaaaattgtaaatagttaTTGCAGAAATAATTTGGCTGGTTATGTGGAAACATTGACGAAAAATAATGGTAGGTGTATTAGTTTGTATGTAGGTACGcttaatcattaaataattattcttacgcctataaataaaatagcacataatttttaaatggccACATTTGACACAGATCTCTTTAAatactacaaaattttaaataattaaatacgttttaaattttaattttaatggtcccaaaatatatttttcactccatatatagtatatacacaaataatttctaatcaaacaaaaacaaaaatccatTAATAATACACTGTGGACGGATTTGTTGCAGTATTGAATGGgtcaatatattgaaatactttGATAAGGTAAAGTAAAGTACTTAGCTATGCCAGCCGGAGGTTTTGTTTTGAGGTGCTCTTCTATAAACTGACATGGGCATACATACTTTTCGCTGTGACGTCCTGGTACAGCGAAACTGAGATTCAATTTGTTTCTTAAAGCGTACATACCCCAGCGAGCTGCGTATCTTAAATATAGAAGTGCGCCTCTTTCCTGtcgaagaaattttaattaaaacacatgCATACAACAAGATgatattgtaacaaatattagGACTTGCCAAACAAAGCGGTTTGGTCAGTCCAGACCGCGTCGCCTAAGCCAGTCGTTGCAGAGTGGGCAACAGGCCCTAGTATCTTTGGGCTCTTTATTCCGTAATATTTCCTCGCTATATTGACAAGGGCATAGAGCCTGTGTTAAATGCCGTGGAGCCGCAGGGTTGCCACCTTCTTCGTCCAACGTCCAATCAAGCCGACGACGTAAGTAGTCTTTTCCCCACCGTTGAAGGTACCGCAGGAAAATTTGCTCTGCCATATCCTGCACATTTATGCTTTTCTTACccgataaataacaaaacaatcttGAAAAGTTGTTAAAGTAGTTGTTGTTGACgtgaattttgtaattatttgttattctgATATGAAAAAGATCTATTTGCAATTATGAAAAGATGAGGAAAGAAGAgaaaatatggaaaatatttacttttacaaaAGGTTATCAATCAAGCTATATGTACAGTTTAATCAACGATATGtagattttatactttaagcttaaaaaaattcaatttaaaaaattatatgttaagcAATATACAGACTGTTAAGCAATATACTGACagatatatattctatataaacagttatactaaatatttgaatgcaattaacaataaacatGCACACGTGAgtaacttacaaaaaaaaaacatacataaaatatatagaaataaattaaatatataaaattaaatgaaaatgatggGAAGTGAAAGCATAGTAATGTTAGGGATAtggcaaacaaaaaaatgcgGTACACAACTTTCACTCATATAACTTATGTTTGTTAACAGCACAGTAGCTGTTACATGAAAACACTAGTACACAAATTTTCATGACTACATATCATTCCACAATACCTACTGTAACTCACTATAATAACCATGCTCTAAAGTCTACACACATATTTTACATGtttattggaaatatataataaattaagtttatatataaaaaaaaatatagtataagaaacacataatatataccctttaaacttctaaaatcttaaagtaataaaaatgtaaaataattacctgTTTCCTAGATAATCTTGTGGCATTATTCCCTTGTATAACAATATCATTTGTTGATATATCGAGTCTCTGTTCCCAGCCCTGCATTATTGTTTTACCCTCTTCGCTTTCAATAAATTGCTGTAAATGTGCTATACAAGGTCCAGAGTCAAAGTAAATGTAGCATAGATTTACTTTGTGACATGATAACTTTCCCCTGTCATCCAATGCTAGCAGcaatttatgtttgtttaataatttgttaacacTCGCTAAACACTGTTCAAGTCCTTTAGAGAGTTTGAGTTTTATCCACATACACAAGAATATTGCTAATGCATTTAACACCAACCACAAAACTCCaagtgataataataaaagtcctGTTAAGCCAGAAAATAGAAGTGTAAGAAGAACAAGGAAGGCAATAGTTATCCAGCAAACTAAAACTCTTTTGTAACAAATGTTGTATAATGTAAAGCGAGCATCATTTACAAGAAGTTCCATAGCATGGACATACTCTTCAACTGTAAGCTAAAAAAATAGAACTAAAATTAGTTTTCCTCCTGTTTTCTTTAAACAGAACTTAAGATAATATTCAGATAATGAAGCTACCTACAGTTAATCCTTGTGCCATCAATTCTTCTGGGACTAGCTCTGGACGAAATCGTGCGGCCGTTATCCATGGCCAATTAGTGTTTGTAGGTAACAAGGTCACAATTATGTCACCATTttctaagaaattaataaaatttgtatagaaaatgCAAACATtggattataaaaattctcatAGAAGTTTAAGACACTTACTAAATCCATGgcgtacattaatatattccaCATTTTTCATCACAGAACTTTGAGACACAGGTTCGACAGATTTTTCGCGTTCCAAATTTACGTGTACCGACTCTGTTTTCAAAACAGCAGGTACTTCAGAGCTGTGTAAAGTAGTACCTGATTTTGCACTTTCATTCAAGGGCTGTGGTTCTAAATGTAATACACTTGTTTGAGGACTCTCTTCATCGAACTTGACCCAACTTTTCCTTGATTTATCATTATTCACATTTCCATTTGCTTCAGCCACTTCAGATGTTTTATCTCCTAGATCACTCATTTTATTGCCTTATGGTAAaagttaaaacttatttatcttaataaactaaaatgatATGTACACAAACTTAACGTTTC is part of the Danaus plexippus chromosome 2, MEX_DaPlex, whole genome shotgun sequence genome and harbors:
- the LOC116779825 gene encoding uncharacterized protein LOC116779825 isoform X2; this translates as MSDLGDKTSEVAEANGNVNNDKSRKSWVKFDEESPQTSVLHLEPQPLNESAKSGTTLHSSEVPAVLKTESVHVNLEREKSVEPVSQSSVMKNVEYINVRHGFKNGDIIVTLLPTNTNWPWITAARFRPELVPEELMAQGLTLTVEEYVHAMELLVNDARFTLYNICYKRVLVCWITIAFLVLLTLLFSGLTGLLLLSLGVLWLVLNALAIFLCMWIKLKLSKGLEQCLASVNKLLNKHKLLLALDDRGKLSCHKVNLCYIYFDSGPCIAHLQQFIESEEGKTIMQGWEQRLDISTNDIVIQGNNATRLSRKQERGALLYLRYAARWGMYALRNKLNLSFAVPGRHSEKYVCPCQFIEEHLKTKPPAGIAKYFTLPYQSISIY
- the LOC116779825 gene encoding uncharacterized protein LOC116779825 isoform X1 gives rise to the protein MSDLGDKTSEVAEANGNVNNDKSRKSWVKFDEESPQTSVLHLEPQPLNESAKSGTTLHSSEVPAVLKTESVHVNLEREKSVEPVSQSSVMKNVEYINVRHGFKNGDIIVTLLPTNTNWPWITAARFRPELVPEELMAQGLTLTVEEYVHAMELLVNDARFTLYNICYKRVLVCWITIAFLVLLTLLFSGLTGLLLLSLGVLWLVLNALAIFLCMWIKLKLSKGLEQCLASVNKLLNKHKLLLALDDRGKLSCHKVNLCYIYFDSGPCIAHLQQFIESEEGKTIMQGWEQRLDISTNDIVIQGNNATRLSRKQDMAEQIFLRYLQRWGKDYLRRRLDWTLDEEGGNPAAPRHLTQALCPCQYSEEILRNKEPKDTRACCPLCNDWLRRRGLD